The following are encoded together in the Thermomonas brevis genome:
- a CDS encoding tyrosine-type recombinase/integrase, translated as MAILHTSQHHEPWNKGKLIGQKAPLKLKDIWAIRIRLQLGHKVRDLALFNLAIDSKLRACDLVKLRVSDVSHSGQMASRAIVMQQKTGRPVQFEITQSTREAVQAWITHAELKQSDFLFRSRISDSPHLSTRQYARIVHRWVEDAGLESGSYGTHTMRRTKASLIYRRTRNLRAVQLLLGHTKLESTVRYLGIEVDDALEIAEQTDV; from the coding sequence ATGGCAATTCTTCACACATCTCAGCACCACGAGCCCTGGAACAAGGGCAAGCTGATCGGGCAGAAGGCACCGCTCAAGCTGAAAGACATCTGGGCTATTCGCATTCGCCTTCAGCTCGGCCACAAGGTCCGTGACCTCGCCCTCTTCAACCTTGCGATCGATTCCAAGCTACGCGCCTGCGACTTGGTGAAGCTGCGGGTATCGGATGTTTCCCATAGCGGTCAAATGGCATCCCGCGCCATCGTGATGCAGCAGAAGACCGGCCGACCCGTCCAGTTCGAGATCACCCAATCGACTCGCGAGGCCGTGCAGGCTTGGATCACCCACGCTGAGCTCAAGCAGTCGGATTTTCTATTTAGAAGCCGTATTTCGGACTCGCCCCACCTGTCGACGAGGCAGTACGCCCGCATCGTCCATCGCTGGGTAGAAGATGCTGGCCTCGAGTCGGGTTCCTACGGCACGCACACGATGCGCAGGACCAAAGCTTCGTTGATCTACCGCCGGACGCGAAACCTCAGGGCGGTTCAGCTATTGCTTGGGCATACGAAGCTAGAGAGCACCGTGCGTTACCTAGGTATAGAGGTCGATGACGCCCTGGAGATCGCCGAGCAGACGGATGTCTGA
- a CDS encoding putative quinol monooxygenase yields MTKLALFVRLEAKPGQEAALADFLASALPLANAESGTTAWFALKFGPSTFGVFDAFADEAGRQAHLNGQIAAALMANAATLLSSPPNIEKVELLAAKLPA; encoded by the coding sequence ATGACCAAGCTCGCCCTGTTTGTTCGCCTCGAAGCTAAACCCGGCCAGGAAGCTGCGCTTGCCGACTTCCTGGCCAGCGCACTGCCGCTCGCCAACGCCGAGTCCGGCACCACGGCCTGGTTCGCATTGAAGTTTGGCCCTTCGACGTTTGGTGTGTTCGATGCCTTTGCCGATGAGGCAGGTCGCCAGGCGCATCTGAACGGCCAGATCGCCGCGGCCTTGATGGCAAACGCAGCGACCTTGCTCAGTTCTCCGCCCAATATCGAGAAGGTCGAACTTCTTGCAGCCAAACTGCCTGCATGA